In Vibrio japonicus, one DNA window encodes the following:
- the yjjX gene encoding inosine/xanthosine triphosphatase → MPVKKVVVASLNPAKINAVKSAFIATFHQENFEFVGVSVASGVADQPMSNSETHRGALNRVKNAKCHLPDADYYVGLEAGIEENVTFAWMVIETDTHRGESRSASLMLPPIVIEKLPNANELGDVMDEVFGTDNIKQKGGAISLLTQDQLTRSSVYHQALILALIPFTNPEHFPSNL, encoded by the coding sequence ATGCCAGTGAAGAAAGTTGTCGTCGCTTCGCTTAACCCAGCTAAGATTAACGCTGTAAAAAGTGCATTCATAGCAACGTTTCATCAAGAGAATTTTGAGTTTGTTGGTGTGAGTGTTGCAAGTGGCGTAGCCGATCAACCGATGAGCAATAGTGAAACACACCGTGGTGCGCTAAATCGAGTAAAAAATGCAAAGTGCCACCTGCCCGATGCTGACTACTATGTCGGGTTAGAAGCCGGTATCGAAGAAAACGTTACCTTTGCATGGATGGTCATTGAAACAGACACACACCGAGGAGAGTCTCGCTCGGCCAGTTTGATGCTCCCACCGATTGTCATTGAGAAGTTGCCTAATGCGAATGAGTTAGGTGATGTCATGGATGAAGTGTTTGGGACAGACAATATCAAGCAAAAAGGTGGCGCGATAAGTTTACTTACGCAAGATCAGCTCACTCGAAGCAGTGTGTATCACCAAGCTCTCATTCTTGCTCTTATCCCATTCACTAATCCAGAGCATTTCCCATCAAATCTGTAG
- the trpR gene encoding trp operon repressor — protein MATKPEYTEWQQILDLVKSSTESDQHEMLLTMLLSPDERESLISRVNIFRELLKGELSQRQISQLLGVGVATITRGSNELKSKSDDEKSEIAQLLERK, from the coding sequence ATGGCGACCAAACCCGAGTACACTGAGTGGCAACAAATTTTGGATTTAGTTAAAAGTAGCACTGAGTCAGATCAGCATGAAATGCTACTGACCATGCTGTTAAGTCCAGATGAGAGAGAATCGTTGATATCACGCGTAAATATTTTTCGTGAATTACTAAAAGGTGAGCTTTCTCAGAGGCAAATCAGTCAGTTACTTGGGGTTGGGGTTGCAACTATCACTCGAGGCTCAAACGAGCTGAAGTCAAAATCGGATGACGAGAAGAGTGAGATTGCGCAATTGCTGGAAAGAAAATAA
- the sltY gene encoding murein transglycosylase: MLTFSKSLHRIPSSLAVVASMVCSAGYATSSMATNLSHQREVYDQAQEYLDHKQIDKYQEIRGQISDYPLTPYVDYRAFLVDLSQRSPKEVEQFMQSHKDFPFSARISAPYLSSLARTNQWKTLLEFQTTVPKGETYQCHYYTALYKQGNKAEAFKGAELLWQSGGSVSEACDSLFGAWNDAGLRTDEHIIGRMLLSFESRNGSMMGYLAKLLASKEAKQQAIEMKALFDKPETVLEFAQQHPQTSFYQQQTKLALQKLARQNVVLAQSKLTQVATAQKLTASDEQSLADYIAFRLINTNNRALIKWRDSKIATTGNVSLLERRIRLSIQHADWKGVKKWISLLPEEPKQSLRWQYWLGRSELATGKTLEGQQRLEALVGQRNFYSVAAAKEVKRSINYPVTTIQLDKQSIQPFMRSLARIEELVERDKIAAAKSEWRWLLSKVDENQKEMLAAYASYKNWHNLSVTATIEAKMWDNMQLRFPIAHHKWFNFYGEKHSIDPITLMSLARQESALDVEAKSPVGARGIMQIMPSTAKYTARKYEINYSGSNELFEVGKNIEIGSHYLKGLLEQYDNNRIFALAAYNAGPHRVKTWRNRTQGQLDAYSFIEAIPFNETRGYVQNILMFETYYRDLMGVDGAFLNQHEINTRY, from the coding sequence CAAACAAATTGATAAATATCAGGAGATTCGTGGCCAAATTTCTGATTATCCCCTGACGCCTTACGTTGATTATCGCGCTTTTTTGGTTGATCTATCACAGCGCTCGCCAAAGGAAGTTGAGCAGTTTATGCAGTCTCACAAAGACTTCCCGTTTTCAGCTCGCATCAGTGCACCTTATCTCAGTAGCTTAGCGAGAACGAACCAGTGGAAGACGTTACTGGAATTCCAGACAACAGTACCAAAAGGCGAAACTTATCAGTGTCATTATTACACTGCGCTTTATAAGCAAGGTAACAAAGCAGAGGCGTTTAAAGGGGCTGAGCTGTTGTGGCAATCTGGTGGCAGTGTTTCAGAGGCTTGTGATTCATTGTTTGGTGCTTGGAATGACGCTGGGTTGCGAACAGATGAGCACATAATTGGGCGGATGTTACTCTCGTTTGAGTCTCGTAACGGTTCAATGATGGGGTACTTGGCTAAACTTCTTGCGAGTAAAGAAGCGAAGCAGCAAGCGATTGAAATGAAGGCTCTGTTCGATAAGCCTGAAACAGTGTTGGAATTTGCTCAACAGCATCCTCAAACATCTTTCTACCAGCAGCAAACTAAATTGGCGTTACAAAAGTTGGCTCGTCAAAATGTTGTATTAGCACAGAGCAAATTGACGCAGGTGGCTACAGCACAAAAGCTGACAGCATCGGATGAGCAAAGCCTAGCTGACTACATCGCGTTTCGACTCATCAATACTAATAATCGCGCACTAATCAAGTGGCGAGACAGCAAAATTGCAACCACGGGTAATGTCTCTTTGCTTGAGAGGCGAATCCGGCTTTCGATTCAACATGCTGATTGGAAAGGCGTAAAGAAATGGATAAGCCTTCTTCCTGAAGAGCCGAAGCAGTCATTGCGTTGGCAGTATTGGTTAGGCAGAAGTGAATTGGCCACCGGAAAAACTCTAGAAGGCCAGCAGCGTCTAGAGGCTTTGGTCGGTCAACGAAACTTCTATAGTGTTGCAGCAGCCAAAGAAGTTAAGCGTTCTATCAATTATCCGGTAACAACCATTCAATTGGATAAGCAGTCTATTCAGCCTTTCATGCGTTCTTTGGCGCGTATTGAAGAACTGGTTGAGCGAGACAAAATAGCAGCCGCAAAAAGTGAATGGCGTTGGTTACTGTCAAAAGTGGATGAAAACCAAAAAGAGATGCTCGCTGCTTACGCTTCTTATAAGAACTGGCATAACCTGTCGGTGACTGCGACGATTGAAGCAAAAATGTGGGATAACATGCAGCTGAGATTTCCGATTGCTCACCATAAGTGGTTCAATTTTTATGGGGAAAAGCACAGCATAGATCCTATTACTCTCATGTCGTTAGCTCGTCAGGAAAGCGCATTGGATGTGGAAGCCAAGTCGCCAGTTGGTGCGCGAGGTATCATGCAGATTATGCCTTCAACAGCGAAATACACCGCTCGTAAGTATGAGATTAACTACAGTGGCAGTAACGAACTCTTCGAGGTAGGCAAAAACATTGAAATAGGCAGTCATTATCTCAAAGGGCTACTGGAGCAGTACGATAACAATCGAATTTTTGCTCTTGCTGCGTATAATGCGGGTCCGCATCGAGTAAAAACATGGCGTAATCGTACTCAAGGTCAATTGGATGCTTATTCATTTATTGAAGCAATTCCATTTAATGAGACTCGTGGGTATGTCCAAAATATCTTGATGTTTGAAACCTATTACAGAGACCTGATGGGTGTTGATGGCGCTTTCCTAAATCAACATGAAATCAACACCAGGTATTGA